The region CCGAACAACAGCACCCAGTTCGCGACGATCGCGACGCCGCCGAGCAGCGCGAGGCCGAGCGTGCGCCGCGACAGCAGGCCGCGACGCAGCAGGCCGAGCGCCGCGCACACGCCGAGCAGCGTCGCGCCGCCGAACACGCAGCGGAAGAACACGACGTTCATCAGATGCTGCTGCGACGACACGACGAACCAGCCGATCGTCCCCGACATCAGCATCGCGAGGGTCATCTCGGCGGCGCCGCGGCGGATTTCAGGGGTTGCCATGGAAAACATCCGTTGGGTTCAGGTATGGTTTGATTTTAGAAACCCGAGCCGCGGCAATCCATCGCTTATGCAAGACGAAATTGCCTGTTTTCCTTTTAAAAGAAGGTCGAGATGCCGAAACGCCTAACCCCGCCCGTACCGGTCGATGGCCTCGACGCGACCGACCGCGCGTTGCTGCATCTGCTGGCCGAGGATGCGCGCATGACGACGAGCGAGCTGGCGCGCCGGATCGGGCTGTCGGCGCCGAGCACGGCGGACCGGCTGCGCCGGCTGGAGGCGCAACACGTGATCGGGCGTTACACGGTGGAGATCGATCCGCGCGCGCTCGGCTACACGCTGCAGGCGATCGTGCGCGTGAAGCCGCTGCCGGGGCAGCTGCATCTGGTCGAGGCGCTGCTGCGGCAGATCCCCGAGTTCGTCGAATGCGACAAGGTGACGGGCGACGACTGCTTCATCTGCCGGGTCTACCTGCGCTCGATCGAGCATCTGGACGGGATTCTGGCGAAGGTGACCGAGCGCGCGGAGACGAGCACGGCGATCGTGAAGTCGACGCCGGTGGCGCGGCGGCTGCCGCCGCTCGAACATCGGGCGTGATCCTGCAGCCGGCGGGCACGCGCAGGCGGCGGCCTGCCGCGCTTCCGGCCCGGGCGCAGGCCGGATCACCCCATGAGCCCGCTGGGCAAGCGCCGTCGCGCCGGCCCGCGCCGCTCACGCGCCCACGTCGCGCGCCTCGAAAAAGCCCAGCATCTCCTCGATCAACGCGACCGGCGCTTCCTCCGGAATGTAGTGCCC is a window of Burkholderia sp. FERM BP-3421 DNA encoding:
- a CDS encoding Lrp/AsnC family transcriptional regulator encodes the protein MPKRLTPPVPVDGLDATDRALLHLLAEDARMTTSELARRIGLSAPSTADRLRRLEAQHVIGRYTVEIDPRALGYTLQAIVRVKPLPGQLHLVEALLRQIPEFVECDKVTGDDCFICRVYLRSIEHLDGILAKVTERAETSTAIVKSTPVARRLPPLEHRA